GGCATCAGCGGAGCGGTCACTTCGAAACCCTCCAACGCGCCGATCAAACAAATGTGGCCGCCGACGGCGGCCATTTGCGCCGCCTTGCCCAGATGCGGGCCGCCGATCAGTTCCAGGATGTGGTCCGCCCCCCGATGGAGAGTGATCTCGTAGACAGCTTCGACCAGGTCGGCTTTTCGGCGATCGATGCAATGGTCGGCGCCGAGCGCCTCGGCACGCGCCAGCTTGTCGGCGCTACCGGAGATTATCACCCCGGCTCCGTGCGCCTTGGCGATCTGGAGGCCGAACAGCGCGACGCCGCCCGTCCCCTCGATCAGCACCGTTTGGCCCGCACGCACCCGGGCGCGCTCGACGAGCGCGAACCAGGCGGTGAGCCCGGCGCACGGCAAGGTGCTGGCTTGTGCATCATCCAATGTGGTTGGCGCCGGCACGAACCATTCCTCCGGGAAGGCCACATAGTCCGCCAGCACACCGGGATAGTACCCCCCGAGCGTTCGATAGGACGGCGTGCGGGCGTCGCCTGACCGAGCGCCGTCGATCCAGCCGGGGGCGAAAGTCGAGATGACCCGTTCACCTCGGGAGAAACGGGTGGCGTCCTCGCCGAGGGCTACGACCGTTCCGGCAAGATCGGACCCCGGTGTGAAAGGGAATCCCAGCGGTAGGCCCCTGCCACTCTCGATCACCATCCTGTCGCGATAGTTGAGTGCGACCGCCGCTACCTTCACCAAGACTTCACGCCGCGCTGGCGACGGCAACGAGACTTCCCGTAGTTCGAGCCGCTCCCGGCCGATGGCGTCCATCTCCCAGCGCCGCATTGTCTCCGTCATTCAATATTCCTTCGCGATTCAGGCGCCACCCTTGCGCCGACGGCGATACAGGACGGCCCGCACCTTGGGCGCGAGCACTATCGCGCCGTCGATTATGCGTGATAATCCGCTATAATCAGCATAGGTCGTTGCGTGTGGAGCATCAATTTGAAGGGCACTGAATTCGCCGAACTGACGGCCTTTCTAACCGTTTCGGACGAAAGGAACTTCAGACGCGCCGCCCAACGGCTTGG
This region of Labrys wisconsinensis genomic DNA includes:
- a CDS encoding zinc-dependent alcohol dehydrogenase family protein — its product is MTETMRRWEMDAIGRERLELREVSLPSPARREVLVKVAAVALNYRDRMVIESGRGLPLGFPFTPGSDLAGTVVALGEDATRFSRGERVISTFAPGWIDGARSGDARTPSYRTLGGYYPGVLADYVAFPEEWFVPAPTTLDDAQASTLPCAGLTAWFALVERARVRAGQTVLIEGTGGVALFGLQIAKAHGAGVIISGSADKLARAEALGADHCIDRRKADLVEAVYEITLHRGADHILELIGGPHLGKAAQMAAVGGHICLIGALEGFEVTAPLMPLLLKDVTVHGIGTGHRRALEDLVRAVDRTGLKPVIDTRYPMSDLPAALGHLDRGAFGKIVVEMV